In Verrucomicrobiota bacterium, a genomic segment contains:
- a CDS encoding TonB-dependent receptor encodes AATGKVFRDFLFQEDILNGVPIWQDDVPSPAELRAFGVRGNNSDRSFQDIDTFYVTDNMFFMEDRLNILAGLRKIDINQRSIALGGAPQGTPIDDGDTNFQLGGVYRINPNVSFFANVADAFEPQNATDPDTGEFIGPQSSEAIEIGFKFIDLFDGKLSGSVAAFNIKKDNVVRNDFNPVTFMSDQSVTSDESEGIEFELFYNPTENWNIVAAYSWIDAKVVGEVATGLPLEGATPHRFTLFTNYTVDEGPAEGLRFGGGLVYADGPIQQFGNIVNRFVTEDGYMEINLFARYPTMIGDQPVTFGINIDNATDEFYVRSRAATNEARTILLSASFDL; translated from the coding sequence GCAGCAACCGGTAAAGTCTTCCGCGATTTTCTATTCCAAGAAGATATTCTCAACGGCGTGCCAATCTGGCAAGATGATGTCCCCAGCCCTGCGGAATTAAGGGCATTTGGCGTGCGCGGCAACAACAGTGATCGCAGCTTCCAAGACATCGATACCTTCTACGTCACAGACAATATGTTCTTTATGGAAGACCGTCTCAATATCCTGGCCGGCCTTCGCAAAATTGACATCAATCAACGCTCGATCGCATTGGGTGGCGCACCACAGGGTACGCCAATCGATGATGGAGACACAAATTTCCAATTGGGCGGTGTCTACCGGATCAATCCCAATGTAAGTTTCTTCGCCAATGTGGCCGATGCTTTCGAACCACAAAACGCAACGGATCCCGATACAGGCGAATTTATTGGACCACAATCCAGTGAAGCCATCGAAATCGGGTTCAAGTTTATCGATCTTTTCGACGGAAAGCTCAGCGGGTCGGTAGCGGCGTTTAACATCAAGAAAGACAACGTGGTTCGAAACGACTTCAATCCCGTTACCTTTATGTCGGATCAATCCGTGACCAGTGACGAGAGTGAAGGAATCGAGTTCGAGTTATTCTACAATCCAACGGAAAATTGGAACATCGTAGCCGCCTATAGCTGGATTGATGCGAAAGTCGTAGGCGAAGTCGCCACAGGTCTTCCTTTAGAAGGCGCAACGCCGCACCGCTTTACGCTCTTCACCAACTACACAGTGGATGAAGGCCCGGCAGAAGGGCTCCGGTTCGGCGGTGGTTTAGTCTACGCAGATGGACCAATCCAGCAATTTGGCAATATCGTAAACAGATTTGTAACTGAAGACGGTTACATGGAAATCAATTTGTTTGCGCGTTACCCAACCATGATCGGAGACCAGCCCGTCACGTTCGGAATCAATATCGACAACGCAACCGACGAATTTTACGTTCGGTCTCGTGCAGCAACCAACGAAGCCCGCACGATTCTTTTATCAGCCTCTTTTGATTTGTAG